The nucleotide sequence caaatcacatatctgataagggactaacatctagaatatatagagaactcctaaaactcaacaacaaaaaccccgttcaaaaatgggcaaaggacctgaatagacatttctccaaagaacatatatgATTGTCCAATAAGcactgaaaagatgctcaacatcactaatcattaggaaaatgcaaatcaaaactacaatgagatactatcTGTCAGGacagctactatcaaaaaaacagaaaacaatgtgttgggtgaggatgtggaaaaattagaacccttgtgcactgctggcaggaatgtaaaatggtacagtcgctgtggaaaacaatatgcaggctcctcaaaaaattaaaaatagaattaccatatgacccagcaattccactttgggtatataccccaaagaattgaaaacagggtctcaaagagatatttgtacacccatgttcatagcagcgttattcacaatagctaaaacatggaagcaacccaagtgtccatggaccaatgaatggataaacaaaatgcagtatatatatgcaatggaatatttttcatgcctaaaaaggaaggagattctgacacatgctacaacatggatgaaccttcaggacattatgttaagtgaaataagccagtcacaaaaagataaatactgtatgattccacttatgtgaggtacctagagtagtcaaaatcatagaggcagaaagtagaatggtggttgccaggggctagggggaggagggaatgggaagttactgttttttgttttttagcttttgttgtgaggaagattagccctgagctaacatccgatgccaatcctcctctttttgctgaggaagactggccctgggctaatatttgtgctcatcttcctctactttgtatgggacgccaccacagcatggcttagacaagcggtgcgttggtgcgcacccgggatccaagcccAAGAACCCCAggtcaccgcagcggagtgcgtgcacctaaccactatgccaccgggccggcccctggaagttATGGTTTAATAGGTGtcgagtttcagatttacaagatgaaaagagttatgaggatggatggtggtgatggctgcacaacaatgtgaatgtatttaataccactgaactgtacacttaaaaaagttaagatagtaaattatgtattttaattcaaaaaaaaatgaccatcaacaaaagaatatataacgaggtatattcatacaatggaataccgtataacaataaaaatgaatgaactgcaGGACACAACATAGATGGATTGTACAgtgttgaatgaaaaaacaagacacaaGAGAACATACACAGAATGATTCCATTTACCTAAAGTTCAAAAGCAGACAAACTAAACTACGTCATATAATAATGCATACAAGGGtggttcaattttatttttttttattgtggtaacattggtttataacattgtataaatctcaggtgtacatcattatacttctatttctgcatagattacatcacattcaccacccaaatactaattacaacccatcaccacacacatgtgcctaatcatccctccccctctccgtccccccttcccctctgctaaccaccaatccaatctctgtctctgtgtttttttgttgttgtttttatcttctacttatgaatgagatcatacggtatttgaccttctccctctgacttacttcacttagcgtaataccttcaatgtccgtccatgttgtcacaaatggctgagtagtattccattgtgtatatataccacatcttctttatccattcgtcccttgatgggcacttaggttgcttccaagtcttggctattgtgaataacgctacaatgaacacaggggcaCACgtacctttacgcattggtgttttcacgttctttggataaatacccagcagtggaatagctggatcatatgtagtTCTATtcgtaattttttgaggaatctccatactgttttccgtagtggctgcaccagtttgcactcccaccagcagtgtatgagagttcccttctccccacatcctctccaacacttgtttcctgtcttgttaattatagccattctgatgggagtgaggtgatatctcattgtagttttggtttgcatttccctgataagttaatgacgttgaacatcttttcatgtgcctgttggccatctgtatatcttctttggagaaatgtctgttcaggtgttttggccattttttaattgggttgttagtttttttttgtcattgagatgtatgagttctttatatattttggatatttttttttgaggaagattggccctgagctaacatctgttgccaatcttcctcctttttttctccccaaaaccccagtagatagctgtatgtcatcgttgtacatccttttagttgctttatgtgggacgccgcctcagcatggcttgatgagcggtgcatagatccacggccaggatccgaaccggcgaaccccgggccaccgaagcggagcgcgcaaacttaaccagtacgccactgggctgccctctatattttggatgttaaccccttatcagatatatggtttgcaaatatcttctcccaattgttaggttgtctttttgttttattgatggtttcctttgctgtatagaagctttttagtttgatgtagtcccatttgtttttctattgtttcccttgcctggtcagacacggtacctgaaaatatgttgctaagaggGTGGTACAATTCTAAGTGAAAACAGTTAAGTGGATAACGAAAGATGATCTCTAATGGTTCCCAATCTTGGCACTACCTCAAAATCACCTGGGCCGGGGCGGGGGGGCTTTAGAATCTATCCATGTCTAGGCCCCACACCCAGAGGGTCTGATCTCACTGTCTGCGGTGCTGGCCTTGGACATGTGTCTCTAAAGCTTTCTAGGTGTTTCTGATGTGAGGACAAAGCTGAGGATGCTGCTCCAGGGTGAAGCGAGAGGGCTGTGATGGGAAGGGGCAATGCGGAGCCTCTGAGGTGCTGGCAACGGTTTTCCTTGACCTGGGTGGGAGTTTCACAGGTGTTAGCTTTACAATTTTTTACTATACTGTACATTTATTTCATGCCCTTATCTATGTCTGtcagctcttctctttctccacagCATACACGTAGGTGTTCCAGGGCCCACAGCTCACAGCCCTTACTTGGAGTTGCTTATCTACAAAGTATTCCACACGGCAGGGCCGATCCAAGCTGGTTGTGTCCTCGTGGCCGAGCTGTCCATATTTACCTAAAATGAAACGAGTCCTTTTGCCATCCTCTCCACTGGGCCATGAGGCTTTTCCCCTCCAGGAAGGAAAACCAGCCCATAGACCGAAGTGCTGAGTTTAAGCCACCACTCTGCTGCTGTCTGCTCTCTGAACTCAGGAGACCAGCACCACAGAGCCTCCAAGGCCAGGCAAGCCCACAGGTCCCCAAGAGGCAGTGGCCACCAGCCACTCCAGACAAGATGCACCTCCAGGTTCCTCGCTCCTAAGCCCAAATGCTCAGAGCAGAGATTTTTGTGTTATCTTTTTCTCTACCCAGTGCCAGACCAAAAGATGCTTCATAAACGCTGGCTAAATATTCCCTAAGACAAATACTTTTTCAGGAAGGTAGATGGGAAGTACTGGTATCCTCTCCTATTTCTCTCCTGTCTGATCTCTGACCTTCTGAGTTTGCCTAGATCTGTTCCACAGCAGGGACTTCACAGCTTTTCAGCCCTGGTCTTCCCGGTGGTCAGGCCGAGGCCCCTGCTTCCACTTGCCTGCATAGCTGTTGTCACCTGCTCTCAGCTCCCAGGTCTTTCCTCCCCTTGGTTTAAGCTTCACAAGAGCAAACCCTTTACTTACCCCAACCCCAAGAGCAAACCCTTTACTTACCCCAACCCCAAGTGTAGAGCTCCCCCATTCCTGCAACCAAAAAGAGAGTAGGGGCCGTCAGCACTGCTCTTTAACAAGGCATTTGTCTACCTTGGCCTGCCACAAGCCACAGCCAGCACATTACAGAAATGTGTCACTTGGCAGGGAAATGTTATGAGAAATTCGTCATTAGGCGATGTCGTTGTGCAAACACAAcagcgtgtacttacacaaacctagatagtacagcctgctacacacctaggctctatatGCCGCCTGTCGTTGACGGAAACATCCTCACTCGGCGCATGCGTAATCTTCATGAGATTTGCTTGGCATAGCACAACACATTCTCTCTTCTTAACAACTGTCTAATCATGTTTAGGGGGGTAAAGGATCTAGACTGAAAAAGTTTACCCTCCTGTTTGCCAACTGATTGGCCTGCACCTCACAGCTACTGAGTTCAGGAGTCTTAGAAGCCAGACTGCGCAGGCGCTGCTGTCTGAGGGAGAGGCTGGCAAACATTAGTCCCTCCCCAGAAGGAAGAACCTTCTCAGCCTGACAGGCTGGGAGTCACTGTTAAAGCTACGTGGGGGTTAGGGCTTTATTCACTGAGGTAGCTACTCAGTACATGTCAAAGATGCTTAAAATAGTTTTTTAGGTGATCACACCCTCTTCTGCAGCCACCAGCTAGAGAGGGGGGTGGAGTGACCTCCTGCTCCATCCTGAACCAGCCCACCTAGCCCCACTCACTTGTCACCACTGCTGTGTGCCGGGATCCACAGCTGGCCTTGACGGCATCTGAGCCCAGGGGGAGATCCAATAAAGCTGGGAAGGGCTGCACGGCTATGAACGGGGAAGGGGTGCCATCCTCTCCTCCAGCTGTTCTCTTCACTTCAGAACCATCTTCATTCAGTCCAATTGCTTCAGAGAAGCAATAAGACATACATTAGCTCACTCAATACAACAGCTCAATGAAGCACATTATCCTCTAGCTCCAAAGCTGATGCTCCCAACCCCTGCATTCCCCAAGTGCTGGAGTTGACAAGTTTGTGCCGAGTGTAGTGCTGACACTGGCATCAGCCTTGCCATGCTCTTTCCCATAAGGGGCTCAAGTCCTGTGGGGTGTCTTGGGGTCCCAAGGATGTCACATGTCGCTTCTGAGCACTATAAACTCCAAGGCCGGCATATGGCCAGGAGTCAGGAACGACAGAAATGTGTGAAAGTCAATAGTTGACCCTCACCTTCCCCCGCGATTGTCTTTCCATCCTCTGCAAGGCTCCTGGCGGGCAGGGCCAGCTGTCCTGATTCATTCCAGCCCCAGATATATATATCTCCAGTCTCTGAAAGAAAGATAAAGGGGACCCATTAAACAAACTGTGAACCCCTACTCTGCCTAAGCCCCCTGCATCCCTCCAAACTCCCCTACACCCTACTAGCTCCCTGGGGACAACTAAGGCCTGCCCTGCCAAGTTTGCCCTCCAGAGTGCCTCCCTCGAGCCGGCAGCTTCCTGGTCGTCACAGGTTCCCTCCCCACCAAGTGCCTTCTGGTCACTCTTTTCTTTAAAGGAAGTCTCTCACTGGACATTCCACTCCATTTTCACTTTTCCCCTTTGTTGCTAAATTGCCCCCCTCTCCACCTCCTACCACACACACTTCGGAAATGTATCCCTGGAAGTTCCCCAACAGGCTCCTTTTCAAATCCACTGAGCCCATGGCCCTTTATTCAGCCCCACTCACCACTGGTCCTGCTGAAGCCTCCTGCTGAAGCTCGCACCTTTCTCGCCTCCCACAACACTACAGTTTGTTGGCTGGAACAACAGCCCTAATGCTAAAAGTTCACTAACAACAGTAGCTCATTTTTATCAAGTGTTTAATCTGTGCCAATGTTTTAAGCACTTTGCAAATataatcatttaattctcataacagctCTACAGGGGGTTATATGACAATATCCCAATTTTACacaatattcccattttatttacAAGACAACTTGAGGCATGAAGAGGTTAGTGTTCTGCCTGAGGTCACAAGGGGCAGAGTGATGCTTTGAACCTAGGAAGCCTGGTTTGAAGCATCTGTGCTCAACCACCATACCCAACTCAAGGCTTCAAATTCCTCCTCCTTAGTGTGAGACTTCCCACTGGGCTGTTTCCAGCCCACCCTTCTTTTCCCTCTAGCCCAGGAGTTCTCGAGCCTGGCTGTCAACCCAGGCCCATTACCTGAGAACATGAGAAGAGAGTGCAGGCACAGGTAGTTTTGAAAGCACCCTCGTGATGTAAGTGGCAGCCAAAGCTCCAGATGCAGATCCTTGCAAAGCTCATCTGCTCCCAGCACCCCCCAACAGCCTAGGAACAGCTGCACCTGGATCACCTGCCAGGGTGGGGGCCTCAACACAATTTAAAGTGAAACTCCTCATTCTGGGCACAACAGCAGGCCACACACTCACCACCATCTTCCTCCCTGTGGGGAtgtgagtgcctactgtgtgccacacATCATGGCATGTGGGCAACTGCAGCCTTTCTTCTCCATTTTCCTTGGCTCGGCTGCCCCCTCAAGGAGTATTTTAGAAAGATAGCTCTGGCTGGGGGCGGGTGGATGGGAGGGCCAGTGAGGCCAGTGACAGGTAGGAACCACCTGCAGCAGCCCCCGTGTGAGGGGAGATGGCGGTGGCAAAGGCACTGAATCTGAGTGGCATTTAGGAGTCATGAATGACTGGGCTGGCTGATCTGGGATGAGCTGGGAAGGAGGCCTGGCTAGGCCACTCAGCAAAAttggatgaggaggaggaaggaagaggaagggttgGAGCCAACAAGACCCTGAGCTGGTTTAGAGAAGCCCTAGGTCActcaccactcacacacacagagtgcCAGCCCCCTGCGGCCACCTCAGCCATGGCCAGGCCCTGCAGCGCCTCCAACAGCCTGGgctccagctctgcctccagAGTCCCGTGGCCCAGCTGTCCATGCCTGAGCAAGGGAGACGCTAGTCAACTAGACACATCAAAgggtctccctccccttccctccccattcACATTCACCTGCCCCCATATGCTCATCTCCCACTCCTGCTACATTTAaccgcccccaccccccccaccccccgcaaaAAGCCTAGCTGGCCTACACCTGGCCACACCCCCACTCACCTGCCGCCGCCCCAGGAGAACACTTGGCCCGTAGCGTCCAGCAGCAACGCGTGCTCGGCGCCCAGCTCCAGCCGGCGCGCCCGCAGCTCCGGGGCCAGAGGTCGGTAGAAGGGCGGCCGCGGGCTCACGTAGGCGCGGGCGCAGGGCAGCAGGGGCAGCGGCCCAGCCTGGGTCTTGCCGTCCGGTCCGTATTCCCTCTCGGCCTCCGACACCACAGTCTTGACCCAGAGGGGCTCCCCGCGCAGCGCAGACCCGGGCTCCCAGGCCTGCAGCTCCGCCCCGGGCTCGGGGCCCGGCCCCGCGCGCAACACCACGAGCAGCGCCTCCGAAGCCCACGCGTCTCTGCAGCCGCCCGCCGCTCCGCCCGCCGCGCCCGACAGCTCCACCTGGCCTCCACCTGCGGGGGCGGAGAGCGCGCTGGAGAGGGCGTGGGCCGCGAAACCAGCGCCGGGGGCCGGAAGGGGGAGCGGGGGGGGTGCTCACGGCTCACGAAGGCGGTGTAGCTCCAGCTGGCGCTCACGCGGCAGACGTCGAGGCCCGCGCCCGGCGCCCGCAGCGGCTCGGGACTGTGAACCTGGCGCCCGCGCCCCGAGCCCAGCGCCTGCCCGAAGCCGCGGAAACCGAAGCCGAACCAGGAGCCTGGGC is from Diceros bicornis minor isolate mBicDic1 chromosome 5, mDicBic1.mat.cur, whole genome shotgun sequence and encodes:
- the RCCD1 gene encoding RCC1 domain-containing protein 1 isoform X2 — protein: MTGSTPVGLDGPQRRLQPRGGGQVELSGAAGGAAGGCRDAWASEALLVVLRAGPGPEPGAELQAWEPGSALRGEPLWVKTVVSEAEREYGPDGKTQAGPLPLLPCARAYVSPRPPFYRPLAPELRARRLELGAEHALLLDATGQVFSWGGGRHGQLGHGTLEAELEPRLLEALQGLAMAEVAAGGWHSVCVSETGDIYIWGWNESGQLALPARSLAEDGKTIAGEAIGLNEDGSEVKRTAGGEDGTPSPFIAVQPFPALLDLPLGSDAVKASCGSRHTAVVTRMGELYTWGWGKYGQLGHEDTTSLDRPCRVEYFVDKQLQVRAVSCGPWNTYVYAVEKEKS
- the RCCD1 gene encoding RCC1 domain-containing protein 1 isoform X1; translated protein: MAEERPGSWFGFGFRGFGQALGSGRGRQVHSPEPLRAPGAGLDVCRVSASWSYTAFVSRGGQVELSGAAGGAAGGCRDAWASEALLVVLRAGPGPEPGAELQAWEPGSALRGEPLWVKTVVSEAEREYGPDGKTQAGPLPLLPCARAYVSPRPPFYRPLAPELRARRLELGAEHALLLDATGQVFSWGGGRHGQLGHGTLEAELEPRLLEALQGLAMAEVAAGGWHSVCVSETGDIYIWGWNESGQLALPARSLAEDGKTIAGEAIGLNEDGSEVKRTAGGEDGTPSPFIAVQPFPALLDLPLGSDAVKASCGSRHTAVVTRMGELYTWGWGKYGQLGHEDTTSLDRPCRVEYFVDKQLQVRAVSCGPWNTYVYAVEKEKS